Within Mustela nigripes isolate SB6536 chromosome 3, MUSNIG.SB6536, whole genome shotgun sequence, the genomic segment ccacAAACactctccccagtgtctatcaccCACTTACCCTATTCcttcacccccttcccctccagcaacccttagtttgtctcctatgattaagagtctcttatggttccgGTCCTGCAAATTTAAGGGCTGATTATTTCACTCATTCCTCAGTTGTGGGCCTGAGTCACAGAAGATGGGCCTGTGGACTCCTATGTCCGAGGCTGGCCAGGGGTCTGAGGGCATATGGGAGCAAACACAGAGGACCCAATTATTCTCCTCCTTGACGCACGCACTAAAGGTTGTCATAGCTCAACCCATTTCCCTCAGAGGGAATTAGAGACCTCATTACCTCAGGTATACAAAAGGTGAGATTTTTAGTCTTTCAGTGGAAAGGAACAAAAGacaaacctcttttttttttttaacgtgacTATAAAAACTTCTATTCATTTATACTAGGATTTGGGCCCACTGCCACCAGGGAACCCAGTgcccagaaaaagacaaacctcTTAATGGCAAAACTGACCCTAGTTACTTCTGACTTTCAGTATAAACTGTGCACGGATTCAaggtacaaatatttatttttttcccctctgaataGAGAAAGTAGCTTGGATTTACACCATCAGATGAGCAGAAAGTCTGGGACCTTCCTGGGGTCTTCCTCTATGAGAGAGTCCCCATCTCAAGCACCAAGAGAGATCCTGGATCAGATTCCTCAGTCACTGTCCTTGCTTCTCTCTGCCACATGATGGCACTGTTGGCAACCTCCTGGTGAATCCTCTGCATCTTCCTGGCTCAGATGGCCGTGAACTTTCCCCCCAAAAGACAACCCCAAAATGCCACACCTGACCAAGAGTGCCCCATGCACAGGTTCCCAGGGTCACAGCAGGACCCCCAACTGCACACATTCCTCCAGCACCGCGGCCCCAGGGCGCTGTCAGCACTGGTCCCCTCTCTGGGTGACAGAGAAACTCCCCAGGGAGTCACCCCCACAAGGGGCCAGCTTCCTGTGAAACCACAGGGTGTCCCTACACACTCTTTCCAGGCCATCAGTGCTACTCACTCTCCTTTGAACAGTGATGAATCTGAGGCATGCACTGGGCTGCTAGGAACAGAAACCCAAAGAACATGGTTCAAACCAATAAGGCTCCGTCTTTATTCCATAATGAGATCACAAGGCAGCGGCTGCCACCTTGGCTCAGCGGTCCCACAAAGCTATTAGAGACTCGggctctgggctctctgcccagcagcccGGCCCTCATGCTTGTTGCCCCAGGGTGCAAGCAGACTGCCACTGATCCTCACTTCACATCTGTGTTTAACACAGGAAAGGAACCAGTCATTTCCGACCCCTTTCATCAGGAAGCAAAGGCTCTCCCCTGAAGCCCTTCAGCTGACTTCTATAGACATCCCACAGGTCAAGATGTTATCACACGGCCATCCTTATCTGCAAGGGGGCCTGGGAAATGAAcattccagcctccagaagagAAGGTGACAAAGAGGGAGTAACTGTTAGACACAAATGAAGCCTGcagaagattttcttttaatgcttccacacacacccctttaGCCCCTCCTGGCAGCGCCAGCCCTCCTCGGGTGACCCGCCCTCCTGAGAACACCGAGGAGACTTGGCCTCTCTCCCACAGCagtaaagaaggggaaaaaacataCATGGGGAGGTGGCATAATTCATACCAGAGGGAAGTCATGCTCCACaaccttccttttccctcccagACACTTGTAGAGAAGGGTAAGGGGGAAGTCAGAAATGTTGGGGTGGGCCAGACCACCATGGCTGGGGGCAGTGTGTGGTTGGGTGAGAATAGGTGGTCCATTATTTAGCAGAAACCATTAATGGGCATGCCAACATGTGGTCTTGGAGGggctagagagggagagaggtacTGCTCTGGGGAGCAACAAAGGGCAAACTGGGGAGAAGGGGAACTGGCTTTGTACACTTCAGGGAAAGGGGGCTACATACCTAGATTCCCAGCGGCAAGAGTGATGCTTGAGAGTGGGGCCTGGAGCAGGACCGAGCACAAGGACAGAAGTGAATGACCGGGGAAGGCAGGTGCCACCACTGCTGTCCCCTCCGACCCCAAAGTCCTGGTGAGGACAGACAGGAGGGACTCGGGCTGTGGAGGCCTGGGGTCTGAGCCAACCTCACCCAGATCTCCAAGGTGGAGTTCCAGCTCACTAAAACATGCTGACATGCTGCAGACATCATTTATTTGGAGGGAGGGGGACACGTAGCCCTTACATGCCTCCACCACACTGTCCCCCAGGATGCCCATGGGTGGCTAGCACTTACAgaaacctgcatttttttttccttgcaaactTACTGGGACATCCTGACCTGTCTGCTGAATAAATGGTCAAAAGACTGGTAGCCTGAGCCCATGGCCACAACTGGCAGAAGGACACTCAGCTCTTAGACCAGCCCCACCCTTCCCCTGACCTCAAACTACAAAGTGGTTGGAGCGTGTTTTCTGGCCCTTCTGGGTTCCCCTCATCTGACTTTCTGGGGGCCACAACCTTGACCTTATCTACCTGTCCTACTGAGCAGTGACTTCCTGTGAGCCGCTCAGGCTTACTACCCCTGTCTCCCTCAAAATCCCCTGCTGCCCGCTTGGCCTGGGGCCTGTCACATGCTAGGGACCCCCTAAGtttgtggataattttttttaagtattttatttattttcacgaAAGAAAGACAGCACGTGTGCattgggggaaggagcagggggagaagtaggctccccgctgagcagagagcccgatgtggggctcgattccaggaccctgagatcgtggtatgagccaaaggctgacgcttaacccactgagccacccaggagcccaagttTGTAGATAATTTAAGAACTACTGAGGCCACACTGAGGAGCCCCTATTCAGCAGTTGTTCTAGTCCCAAGAGCCCCCAGATTTCAGGTCTTCTTCAGCCCTCCTTCTTTCAAGGCTTACCAGTCCTATATGCCATGTCTCAGAGCCTGGGAGGACGCCCAGACTGGCACCCTAATTTGCATTAAGGTATCAAAGCCTATGGAACGTAGTGGATCTCTCTCCTAGGCTTTGCCTGCAGTGTCTGGGCCCAGTGGAGGAACCCATGAAGATATTAGGCTGGTGGGACAGTCTGTGGTCCTCAACCACATCACAGAGAAACTCTGATACAGAACATGCCTCCATACCTCCCCAAATCCTGAACACCCCCTGGAGGAAGTAGAAtgagagagcccaattcagggcccTTCCTCacactctgcctccctcccacatCTCTCTGTCCCTGGCTGTCTTCAGCTCCCCCAAGAGAAGGAACAGGGGCTGGGACAGCAGAATCAGAGAGTGGGGATAGAGGCTGGGCTGTCTCTACTGGAGCAGACAGgccccctctgtcccctccccagcccaggtaACCTGAGCCTGGCATTTTGTCCATCTTGGAACAGCTGACAGTGCTGTGGTCGGACAGCtggtggggctgggctggcctggctggggtgggagCTTGGGCTGTTATATGAGACCCAGAGTCTGCATCTCTctgccctgagctgggagctgttGTCCCACCCGTCATTGTAGAGAGCTGTGGCACCATGCTCAGGGGCCCAGggctgctgttcctcctgctgctgctggctgTCTGCTTGGGTGTGGACACAGGGGATCAGGAGCCTGGGGAGGACTGGAGTAGAGACCCAATGCCCAGGGGACAGAGGGTCTAGAGGGTTACTGAAGCCTGCCCCCATGCCCAGCACCCCACTTCTCCGCATCacaccctctccctctatctgcccCATAGCCCCTGTACCCAGGCTCAGTGCTGTCTGTTGCAGGAGCCGAGGGCCGGAACCAGGAGGAACGTCTGCTCGGGGACCTGATGCACAGCTACAACCCCCACCTGAGGCCCGCTGAGCGCGATTCGGACGTGGTCAATGTCAGCCTGAAGCTCACACTCACCAACCTCATCTCCCTGGTGAGCCACAGGCCTGGAGAGCAGTGGGGGAGATAAAGGCCCAGTGTACCTGGCCCCTGGGACCTGTTAGGGAGAGGCGGAGGAAGGACTCCAcaggggggaggctggggggctAGAAATCTCCCACGAGGGCTGCCCAAGAGGCTGAGGTCCTGTCGCACCCAACGGGGGTCTAGAGGGACTAACATCTGGAGAGGACTAACATCTGCTGCTCTGTACCCCTAGAATGAGCGAGAGGAGGCCCTCACCACCAATGTCTGGATAGAGATGGTAAGAGGCCACCCCACAGTCTTTTTCTATGGGGTCCCAGTGCCCTTAGAGCTACCtgccttcccccatcccctccctgcctcctctgacCCACCTGGGCTGAGCACCATTCCCGGGGGGAGCAGAGGGTGACTTGGCGGAGAGCAGGGCCTGGCAAGCCCACTCCTCCTGCAGCAGTGGTGTGACTATCGCCTGCGCTGGGACCCTCAAGACTACGAAGGCCTCTGGGTGCTGAGGGTGCCGTCCACCATGGTGTGGCGGCCGGATGTCGTGCTGGAAAACAAGTGAGGAGGGATgcaagcaggggttgggggggacaaAAGGACACAAGGGTAGGGCCCAGTACTAGGGGGCTCCGGGGAAAGGGCCCggtgagcagaaggtacagactGGGAAATACTGGCAGGGGCAGGTGCCgctgggggcagggccaggccagcAGACCCAACCCCCCCGGCCTGGCTCCATCTCTTCTGTCCCGGGTCCTCTGGTGGGCCGCTGCTCTTCCTTGGCCGCGGGGATGAGGGCAGCTGCCACAGAAGCCATCAGGAGTGAATCGACATGGAGGGCCGCACTCGGGGTCACCTCCCACACTTGGCAAGAGCTGGGGAGATGTTAGTACCATTGTGACCAGGCCTTGGTGATGAGGGGACAGGCTGGAGGAAGCCGGGAGGTGGGTGCGGTGGGGGAGCCCTCTGGAAGGAGGTGGTGGACCCTGTGGCCGTGAAGGGCTGCTGTCCCCAGGCCCCATCCACGCAGGGCAAGGGCTGGCCTGGGGTTGCCGGGGACGTGACCCCTCGCCCCAGCCCCGTGGCCCGGCCTATGCACAGCGTGGACGGCGTGTTCGAGGTGGCCCTCTACTGCAATGTGCTGGTGTCTCCTGACGGATGTGTCTACTGGCTGCCACCGGCCATCTTCCGCTCATCCTGCCCGGTCTCTGTCACCTACTTCCCCTTCGACTGGCAGAACTGCTCCCTCGTCTTCCAGTGAGGCCATTTAccaggggcaggggaggcggggagggattCAGAGAGTGGACCTAAGAGGAGTCTGGCTGGCTGGGGGATGCTAGGCAGTCTCAGCAGGGGCCCAGCCCAGCTCTCAGGGGGCCTGTGTGTTTGTCATCTTCAGACACCTGAAGATGCCCACGTCCCTCCCTGCTAAGCCACAGTCTCCTTGCTcatcctccttctctgcctcagtttccctgcctgtACTCCAAAGGAGGAATTAATGACCGGGGTGTGTGGGCAAGAAGGCACTCACGAGTGTCACCCCTCACCCCATGGAGAGGTGGAGGGTGAATCAGTCTTCTTATCCAGAaatggggtgtgggggagaaaGTCTGTTTGAGTGTTCTTTTCACAAGGagaccctcctttttttttttttttttaaagattttatttatttgccagagtgagacacagcaagagagggaatataagcagggggagtgggagatggagaagcaggtttcctgccgagcagggagctcagtgaagggctctatcccaggacctgagctgaaggcagatgcttaatgactgagccatgcaggtgcccctctgggCTGCACTTTTGAAGGCAATACTGTCCACAGCTTCCTTGGACGATCATCTGGGTGACCTCAGAGGTGGCTTTACCCATACTCAAATGtatcccccctccctccccatctcccaggtCCCAGACCTACAGCACCAATGAGATCAATCTGCAGCTCAGCCAGGAAGATGGCCAGACCATCGAGTGGATTTTCATCGACCCTGAGGCCTTCACAGGTAAACTTCCTCCCAGGATCCCTGCTGGACCTGGCCTCCAGGGAAGAACCAGACTAAGCTCAGACCCCCTTCCCTGTAACCCAAGGTGAAAACCACAGTAAtccataaaaatatatctttaaaggCTCAACATAGTTCTTCTCTCCTAGTTTGGGTGGGAGGGGGATCATGTATCCGGGCTCCTTGGATGGTGCTCCTTTGGGCCTGCGCTGGCCACCCTGCAGCTAGGGGATGGGGGCTTCCCTCTCTGTGCCCACCCTGGCCTGCTTCCCGCAGAGAATGGGGAGTGGGCCATCCGGCACCGGCCTGCCAAGATGCTGCTAGACGTGGAGGCACCGGCAGAGGAGGCAGGCCACCAGAAGGTCGTCTTCTACCTGCTGATCCAGCGCAAACCCCTCTTCTATGTCATCAATATCATTGCACcctgtgtcctcatctcctcGGTCGCCATCCTCATCTACTTCCTTCCTGCCAAGGGTACCAGGAGCCGGTGGGAGGGGAGCCCTGGCCCCAGGTGGTAGCACAGGGACGAGCTGGGAGGACACAGGGTTGGGGTACCACACACAGGACCACCTGTCCCTGGAGACCAGGGCCGTCGGCCTCcttatggggtgggggaggtgcccCACAGCAGAGAAATTGACATTGACATCAGCTCTGAAGACCTCTTGGTTATGGGCAGCGGGGGGCCAGAAGTGTACCGTCGCCATTAACGTGCTCCTGGCCCAgactgtcttcctcttcctcgtGGCCAAGAAGGTGCCCGAGACCTCCCAGGCAGTGCCACT encodes:
- the CHRNG gene encoding acetylcholine receptor subunit gamma, which gives rise to MLRGPGLLFLLLLLAVCLGAEGRNQEERLLGDLMHSYNPHLRPAERDSDVVNVSLKLTLTNLISLNEREEALTTNVWIEMQWCDYRLRWDPQDYEGLWVLRVPSTMVWRPDVVLENNVDGVFEVALYCNVLVSPDGCVYWLPPAIFRSSCPVSVTYFPFDWQNCSLVFQSQTYSTNEINLQLSQEDGQTIEWIFIDPEAFTENGEWAIRHRPAKMLLDVEAPAEEAGHQKVVFYLLIQRKPLFYVINIIAPCVLISSVAILIYFLPAKAGGQKCTVAINVLLAQTVFLFLVAKKVPETSQAVPLISKYLTFLLVVTILIVVNAVVVLNVSLRSPHTHSMARGVRKVFLRLLPQLLRMHICPPSPAAVPDPQRQLQNGSSGWSPTAGEEVTLSLPRSELLFRQRQHNGLVRAALEKLEKGPEPGHSQEWCSSLKQAAPAIQACVEACNLIALARHQQSHFDSGSEEWFLVGRVLDRVCFLAMLSLFVCGTAGIFLMAHYNQVPALPFPGDPRSYLPPPD